The following are from one region of the Paenibacillus sp. KS-LC4 genome:
- a CDS encoding Nif3-like dinuclear metal center hexameric protein — MLANGQTVVQIMEQLAPKHYAVENDKIGLQLGTLAKPISHILVALDVTDEVVDEAIAAGAELIIAHHAIIFRPLSKLDTSTPAGKLYEKLIKNDIAVYISHTNLDVTDGGINDWMADLVGIKPEGRVCLEEVHTDQWNKLVVFVPQGHEEKVLEAIWSAGGGQIGDYSRCSFISEGTGTFLPGEGTTPYIGTPGKLEKTAEVRLEVVVPDSLKRKAVQAMLKAHPYDEVAYDLYEIDLTCRSVGLGRAGKLSEPVTLAELTERVKQAFEVPVVRVVGEAQRVVRKVAVLGGSGARYVRHAIFAGADVLITGDIDYHTAHDALAAGIAIIDPGHNVEKIMKQRTADWLNVQLESRKSDTKAIASAIHTEPFTFV; from the coding sequence ATGCTTGCCAATGGACAAACCGTCGTCCAAATAATGGAGCAGCTTGCTCCAAAGCATTATGCGGTAGAAAATGATAAAATCGGGCTGCAGCTTGGGACGCTGGCGAAGCCCATTAGCCATATTCTCGTGGCACTCGACGTGACGGATGAGGTCGTGGACGAGGCGATCGCGGCTGGAGCAGAGCTGATTATTGCCCACCATGCCATTATTTTCCGCCCGCTCTCAAAGCTGGATACTTCCACGCCAGCAGGCAAGCTGTATGAGAAGCTAATCAAAAATGATATAGCGGTGTACATTTCCCACACCAATCTGGATGTAACAGATGGCGGCATTAACGATTGGATGGCGGATTTGGTCGGTATAAAGCCGGAAGGGCGTGTTTGCCTGGAGGAAGTGCACACGGACCAGTGGAACAAGCTCGTCGTATTCGTGCCTCAAGGACATGAGGAAAAGGTGCTGGAGGCGATTTGGAGCGCAGGAGGCGGCCAGATCGGCGATTACAGCCGCTGCAGCTTTATAAGCGAAGGAACGGGAACGTTTTTGCCTGGGGAAGGAACGACGCCTTATATTGGGACTCCTGGCAAGCTGGAGAAAACAGCTGAGGTCCGGCTTGAGGTCGTTGTCCCAGACAGCTTAAAGCGCAAAGCCGTGCAAGCGATGCTGAAAGCCCATCCTTACGATGAGGTTGCTTATGACTTGTACGAAATCGACTTAACTTGCCGTTCAGTTGGACTGGGCAGAGCGGGTAAGCTGAGCGAGCCTGTAACGCTTGCTGAGCTTACAGAGCGTGTGAAGCAGGCATTTGAGGTGCCCGTTGTTCGGGTAGTTGGTGAAGCACAACGTGTTGTGCGTAAAGTGGCTGTACTGGGCGGCTCAGGGGCGCGCTACGTTCGTCATGCGATTTTTGCCGGAGCTGATGTGCTCATTACGGGCGATATTGACTATCATACCGCTCATGATGCACTCGCTGCGGGAATAGCGATTATTGACCCGGGCCATAATGTGGAAAAAATAATGAAGCAGCGTACAGCCGATTGGCTTAATGTGCAGCTGGAGTCGCGCAAATCAGATACAAAGGCAATCGCCTCTGCGATTCATACGGAGCCTTTTACTTTTGTATAA
- a CDS encoding tRNA (adenine(22)-N(1))-methyltransferase TrmK has translation MLKLSNRLQTIAGYVTAGSRIADIGSDHAQLPVYLLQAGIVPSAIAGELNKGPFDAARRQGAAVGLLHKLDVRQGDGLSVIQPLEVDTVTIAGMGGALMSDILEAGYQAGKLEGVKELVLQPNVGEDRVRSWLLEHGWSLLAETIMEEDGKIYEVLHAQKQDDQESKVHHAKVYDTSLLPDSLSEEIRLALLVRMGPFLLRKPIPIFHQKWQAELEKLERVCQSLSLSEQPEAAGKLAQLRQEITIMKEVLACLPMDKPSSK, from the coding sequence ATGTTGAAACTTTCTAACCGATTACAAACGATTGCGGGCTATGTAACAGCGGGCTCGCGTATAGCTGATATTGGATCAGATCATGCGCAGCTGCCTGTTTATTTGCTGCAAGCGGGAATAGTGCCCTCGGCGATTGCCGGAGAATTAAATAAAGGGCCGTTTGATGCGGCACGCAGGCAGGGAGCAGCAGTAGGTCTGCTACATAAGCTCGATGTTCGCCAAGGAGATGGCTTATCCGTCATTCAGCCGCTGGAGGTTGATACGGTAACGATTGCGGGTATGGGCGGCGCATTAATGAGCGATATTTTGGAGGCTGGTTATCAGGCTGGAAAGCTTGAGGGCGTCAAAGAGCTGGTGCTTCAGCCCAATGTTGGCGAGGACCGGGTCAGAAGCTGGCTGCTTGAGCACGGCTGGTCGCTGCTTGCTGAGACGATCATGGAGGAGGACGGAAAGATTTACGAGGTTCTCCATGCTCAGAAGCAAGATGACCAAGAGAGCAAGGTGCATCACGCTAAAGTGTATGACACGTCCTTATTGCCTGACTCCTTGTCTGAGGAAATTCGCTTAGCTCTGCTCGTGCGGATGGGACCTTTTTTGCTGCGCAAGCCGATTCCGATATTTCATCAAAAATGGCAGGCAGAGCTTGAAAAGCTGGAACGCGTATGCCAAAGCCTATCCCTGTCAGAGCAGCCGGAAGCAGCTGGCAAGCTGGCGCAGCTGCGACAGGAGATAACGATTATGAAGGAGGTGCTCGCATGCTTGCCAATGGACAAACCGTCGTCCAAATAA
- the rpoD gene encoding RNA polymerase sigma factor RpoD, which yields MANDQHTGLEAEQKLDQVKDQLIEQGKKRSSLTYKEIMEKLSPFDQDPEQIDEFFEQLDDQGIEVLNENDEERHNPLDNREGEQEREQDDFNFDDDLALPPGIKINDPVRMYLKEIGRVPLLSADDEIELARRIENGDEEAKRRLAEANLRLVVSIAKRYVGRGMLFLDLIQEGNMGLIKAVEKFDHLKGFKFSTYATWWIRQAITRAIADQARTIRIPVHMVETINKLIRVSRQLLQELGREPSPEEIAEEMELSTEKVREIMKIAQEPVSLETPIGEEDDSHLGDFIEDQEALAPADAAAYELLKEQLEDVLDTLTEREENVLRLRFGLDDGRTRTLEEVGKVFGVTRERIRQIEAKALRKLRHPSRSKRLKDFLE from the coding sequence ATGGCGAATGATCAGCATACTGGATTGGAAGCTGAACAAAAGCTGGATCAAGTCAAAGACCAGCTGATTGAACAGGGTAAGAAGAGATCCTCCCTAACTTATAAAGAGATTATGGAGAAATTATCGCCTTTCGACCAAGATCCGGAGCAGATTGACGAGTTTTTCGAGCAACTGGATGATCAAGGGATTGAGGTTCTCAATGAAAACGATGAGGAGCGCCATAACCCGCTTGATAATCGTGAAGGAGAACAGGAAAGAGAGCAGGACGACTTTAATTTTGATGATGACTTGGCGCTGCCGCCAGGCATCAAAATTAACGACCCTGTTCGCATGTACTTAAAAGAAATTGGACGCGTTCCGCTGCTTTCTGCTGACGATGAAATTGAACTTGCACGTCGAATTGAGAACGGAGACGAGGAAGCTAAACGCAGGTTGGCTGAAGCGAATCTTCGTCTAGTGGTCAGTATTGCCAAGCGTTATGTTGGTCGCGGCATGCTGTTTCTTGACTTGATTCAAGAGGGCAATATGGGCCTGATTAAAGCGGTTGAGAAGTTTGACCATTTGAAGGGCTTTAAATTCAGTACGTATGCGACATGGTGGATTCGCCAAGCGATTACACGGGCGATTGCCGATCAGGCGCGGACGATCCGAATTCCCGTGCATATGGTGGAAACGATCAACAAGCTGATTAGAGTATCGCGTCAATTGCTGCAAGAATTGGGACGTGAGCCATCACCGGAAGAAATTGCTGAGGAGATGGAGCTAAGCACGGAAAAAGTTCGGGAAATTATGAAGATCGCTCAGGAGCCAGTATCGCTGGAGACGCCGATTGGCGAAGAAGACGATTCCCATCTTGGTGATTTCATTGAAGACCAGGAGGCGCTTGCTCCTGCGGATGCAGCTGCTTATGAGCTGCTGAAGGAACAGCTTGAGGATGTGCTCGATACGCTTACCGAGCGTGAAGAGAATGTCTTGCGCTTGCGCTTCGGTCTTGATGACGGACGTACAAGAACGCTGGAAGAAGTGGGCAAGGTGTTCGGCGTAACTCGCGAGCGGATCCGGCAAATTGAGGCGAAGGCGCTTCGCAAATTGCGTCATCCGAGCCGCAGCAAACGCTTGAAGGATTTTCTTGAATAA
- the dnaG gene encoding DNA primase — protein MTYGNKIPEEVIDAVRRHYDIVETVGKYVHLTKHGKYMKGLCPFHSEKTPSFTVTPELQIFHCYGCGKTGHVIRFVEEIEGYSFPEAVRVLAEEAGMPVTWTGAEGSQREEVDLDRLAILEAHQLTAKLYNYLLNNTQHGKIAKDYLLNRGLREKQIDHFMIGYAPDQWDTLNRFLTARNFDPALMEKGGLLSAKNDGSGHVDRFRSRIMFPIWDRDGKVIAFGGRVIGEGGPKYLNSPETMLFTKSRVFYNLHHARPAIRKSKQVVLFEGYMDVIKSWSAGVNNGVATMGTALTEEHCAILGRQAEEVILCYDGDDAGQAAALKSIPMLEKAKLRVRVSILPKGKDPDEYIEEYGPDTFLREAIDGAATITKFKLIYSRKNHILLTEEGRKNYLLEAAGIVADLDSAIEREVYLQELSREFNFPLDVLKQDCQAKVLELQKKKPQGDNNDNSWNNGRNENRRSSGPPAVLPAYVKAEMQLLHVMMRDRGSALVVHDKLGEAFDVEDHAALAAYLYAFYAKDNDSDVGGFIDSLRDDRLERAAAAISMMEDVPFTEETLLANIEHVSKVPIFRELERKKEEAVKAERAGDHILAAQMHIEINALERQLKGQ, from the coding sequence ATGACATACGGTAATAAAATACCGGAGGAGGTCATAGATGCGGTACGCCGTCATTATGACATCGTAGAGACAGTCGGGAAGTATGTTCATCTCACGAAGCACGGCAAATATATGAAGGGGTTATGCCCTTTCCACTCTGAGAAGACCCCATCGTTCACGGTCACGCCAGAGCTGCAAATTTTCCATTGTTACGGTTGCGGTAAGACCGGACATGTCATACGATTCGTGGAAGAGATCGAGGGCTACTCTTTTCCAGAGGCGGTCAGAGTGCTTGCCGAGGAAGCGGGGATGCCTGTAACCTGGACTGGCGCCGAGGGCAGTCAGCGCGAAGAAGTTGACTTAGACCGCTTAGCCATTCTTGAAGCTCATCAGTTGACAGCGAAATTGTATAACTATCTATTGAATAACACACAGCATGGCAAAATTGCTAAAGACTATTTGCTTAATAGAGGTCTCAGGGAAAAGCAGATCGACCACTTTATGATAGGGTATGCGCCGGACCAATGGGACACGCTTAACCGATTTTTAACCGCAAGAAATTTTGACCCAGCTTTAATGGAAAAGGGCGGTTTGTTATCGGCTAAAAATGACGGCAGCGGTCATGTCGACCGTTTCAGAAGCCGAATCATGTTCCCGATATGGGATCGTGACGGCAAAGTAATTGCTTTCGGTGGAAGGGTAATTGGTGAAGGCGGACCCAAGTATTTGAATTCCCCGGAAACGATGCTGTTTACGAAGAGCCGAGTTTTTTACAATCTGCATCATGCAAGGCCAGCTATTCGCAAGAGCAAGCAGGTCGTTCTGTTTGAAGGATATATGGATGTTATTAAATCTTGGAGTGCAGGCGTAAATAATGGTGTCGCAACGATGGGTACCGCATTGACTGAGGAGCATTGTGCCATTCTCGGAAGGCAGGCGGAGGAGGTTATCCTGTGCTATGACGGCGATGATGCCGGACAAGCAGCTGCTTTGAAATCCATTCCGATGCTCGAGAAGGCCAAGCTTAGAGTTAGAGTGTCCATCCTGCCAAAGGGTAAGGACCCCGATGAGTACATTGAGGAATACGGCCCAGATACCTTTCTTAGGGAAGCAATCGACGGAGCGGCAACCATCACAAAATTTAAGCTTATATATTCAAGGAAAAACCATATACTGCTAACAGAAGAAGGCCGTAAAAACTATTTGCTCGAGGCGGCTGGCATTGTTGCTGATTTGGATTCCGCTATTGAACGCGAAGTTTATTTACAGGAGTTGTCCCGCGAGTTTAATTTCCCCCTTGACGTATTGAAGCAGGACTGCCAAGCCAAAGTGCTGGAGCTGCAAAAAAAGAAGCCGCAAGGGGATAATAACGATAATTCGTGGAATAATGGTAGGAATGAAAATCGCCGTAGTTCGGGCCCTCCAGCAGTGCTTCCTGCTTATGTTAAAGCAGAAATGCAATTGCTTCATGTTATGATGCGTGACAGAGGATCAGCGCTTGTGGTTCATGATAAGCTTGGGGAAGCGTTCGATGTGGAGGATCATGCAGCACTAGCTGCTTATTTGTACGCATTTTATGCAAAGGATAATGATTCCGATGTCGGAGGCTTTATTGATTCTCTTAGAGATGATCGTTTGGAGAGAGCAGCCGCCGCCATTTCCATGATGGAGGATGTCCCTTTTACTGAAGAGACATTGCTTGCCAATATTGAGCATGTTAGTAAAGTTCCAATATTTAGGGAGTTGGAGCGTAAGAAGGAAGAAGCGGTAAAGGCAGAACGGGCTGGAGATCATATACTAGCCGCGCAAATGCACATTGAGATTAATGCCCTAGAGAGACAGCTTAAAGGACAATAA
- a CDS encoding YaiI/YqxD family protein has translation MVDGDACPVKAEIKQIARSFSLPVLMVSSYDHHLAAEEGVSVVQVEAGKDSVDMYIVNHLLKGDIVVTQDFGLACIALGKGALVLSPRGEQYTDDNIDYLMERRHEQAKRRRSGGKSKGPKAMTTEDRDRFQQKMTKVLQSEQEKHDI, from the coding sequence TGCTTGTCCCGTCAAAGCGGAAATTAAGCAAATTGCCCGCAGCTTCTCATTGCCGGTGCTAATGGTTTCTTCTTATGATCATCACCTTGCGGCTGAAGAGGGCGTTAGCGTTGTTCAGGTGGAGGCGGGGAAGGATTCCGTCGATATGTATATCGTTAATCATTTGTTGAAGGGCGATATTGTGGTTACTCAGGATTTCGGTCTTGCCTGCATTGCGCTTGGCAAGGGGGCGCTTGTCCTGTCGCCGCGCGGCGAGCAATATACCGATGACAACATTGATTATTTGATGGAACGCCGTCATGAACAAGCCAAACGCAGGCGCAGCGGCGGTAAATCCAAGGGTCCGAAAGCGATGACAACGGAGGATCGAGATCGATTTCAACAAAAGATGACAAAAGTTTTGCAAAGCGAGCAGGAGAAACATGACATTTAG